In Phocoena sinus isolate mPhoSin1 chromosome X, mPhoSin1.pri, whole genome shotgun sequence, a genomic segment contains:
- the LOC116747587 gene encoding LOW QUALITY PROTEIN: 26S proteasome non-ATPase regulatory subunit 4-like (The sequence of the model RefSeq protein was modified relative to this genomic sequence to represent the inferred CDS: inserted 2 bases in 1 codon; substituted 1 base at 1 genomic stop codon): MVLESTMVCMDNSEYMQNGDSLPTRLHAQQDTVNIVCHSKTLSNPENNVGLITLANDCEVRTTLTPDTGHILSKLHTVQPKGKITFCTGICVVHLALKHQQGKNHKIRIIAFVGSPMEDNEKNLVKLAKRLKKEKVNADIINLGEEEVSTEKLTAFVNTLNGKDGSGSHLVTVRPGPSLADALISSPILAGEGSAMLGLGASGXEFGVDPSADRELALALRVSMEEQQQPQEKEARWAAAASAAEVGSATTGTEDSDDALLKMTISQQECGSTGLPDLSSMTEAEQNAYTMQMCLQGAEFGQAESADIDASSAMDTPEPAKEEDDYDVMQDPEFLQSVLENLPVVDPNNEATXNATGSLASQATKDGKKDKRQEDKK; encoded by the exons ATGGTGTTGGAAAGCACTATGGTTTGCATGGACAACAGTGAGTATATGCAGAATGGGGACTCCTTACCCACCCGACTACACGCCCAACAAGACACTGTCAACATAGTCTGTCACTCCAAGACCCTCAGCAACCCTGAGAACAATGTGGGCCTCATCACATTGGCCAATGACTGTGAAGTGCGGACCACACTCACCCCTGACACTGGCCACATCCTGTCTAAGCTCCACACTGTCCAACCGAAGGGCAAGATCACCTTCTGCACTGGCATCTGCGTGGTCCATCTGGCCCTGAAGCACCAACAGGGCAAGAATCACAAGATACGAATCATTGCCTTTGTGGGAAGCCCCATGGAGGACAATGAGAAGAATCTGGTGAAACTGGCTAAACGCCTCAAGAAGGAGAAAGTAAATGCTGACATTATCAATTTGGGGGAAGAGGAGGTGAGCACAGAAAAGCTGACCGCCTTTGTAAACACACTGAATGGCAAAGATGGAAGCGGTTCTCATCTGGTGACAGTGCGTCCTGGGCCCAGCTTGGCCGATGCCCTCATCAGTTCTCCGATTCTGGCTGGGGAAGGCAGTGCCatgctgggtcttggtgccaGTGG TGAATTTGGAGTGGATCCCAGTGCTGATCGTgagctggccctggccctgcGTGTTTCTATGGAAGAGCAGCAGCAGCCGCAGGAGAAGGAGGCGCGGTGGGCAGCTGCTGCCTCTGCCGCTGAGGTGGGAAGCGCTACGACCGGGACTGAAGACTCGGACGATGCCCTGCTGAAGATGACCATCAGCCAGCAGGAGTGTGGCAGCACGGGGCTCCCTGACTTAAGCAGTATGACTGAAGCAGAACAGAATGCTTACACCATGCAGATGTGCCTCCAGGGCGCAGAATTTGGCCAGGCAGAATCAGCTGACATTGATGCCAGTTCAGCCATGGACACACCTGAGCCCGCCAAGGAGGAGGATGATTATGACGTGATGCAAGACCCCGAGTTCCTTCAGAGTGTCCTGGAGAACCTCCCAGTTGTGGATCCCAACAATGAGGCCACTTGAAATGCCACGGGCTCCCTGGCCTCCCAGGCCACCAAGGATGGCAAGAAGGACAAGAGGCAGGAGGACAAGAAGTGA